In Aspergillus flavus chromosome 3, complete sequence, one genomic interval encodes:
- a CDS encoding uncharacterized protein (of unknown function-domain containing protein), translating into MDQVQLRIETPAPHDFEAPIQTIINAAIQSTNPSPAKDAALTLDAVYLDYITSPNKDPESVLTLFWELINSFASQIPYESPAQEKLVNIVQELADITSEQTILNQKLWRNLPYFSSEFPQTWEVVSPSADDKEKKRRFVNLQAYAARILGLGLSSVETYAIWALSDVAEGVMIPVRGSPDLVSADLKDVDQLPFKAAAAGVWILYAGHALHGRDEAIGGTQGGPLWMLPKAERRKLRRKFRGTQGLCLDRWLLWKQQFAAIRDCGSVDTETRRIAENVVETMDRVDGHS; encoded by the exons ATGGATCAAGTTCAGCTAAGAATCGAAACTCCCGCCCCTCATGACTTCGAAGCCCCAATCCAAACCATCATCAATGCAGCAATCCAATCCACCAACCCCTCTCCTGCCAAAGACGCAGCTCTCACTCTAGACGCGGTCTACTTGGATTACATAACAAGCCCAAACAAGGACCCAGAAAGCGTCCTCACTTTATTCTGGGAGTTGATAAATAGTTTCGCTAGCCAGATACCCTATGAAAGCCCTGCACAAGAGAAATTGGTCAACATCGTGCAGGAGCTGGCGGACATTACTTCGGAGCAGACTATCCTCAACCAGAAACTGTGGAGGAACCTCCCCTATTTTTCCTCCGAGTTTCCGCAAACATGGGAAG TGGTGAGTCCTAGCGCCGAcgacaaagagaagaaacgacGGTTCGTTAATCTCCAGGCTTACGCGGCTCGGATCCTTGGGCTCGGTCTCTCCTCAGTCGAGACGTATGCCATCTGGGCCTTATCAGATGTCGCAGAGGGGGTCATGATTCCTGTTCGGGGCAGTCCCGATCTTGTTTCGGCCGATCTAAAGGACGTCGATCAATTGCCGTTTAAAGCTGCGGCGGCGGGAGTGTGGATTCTGTATGCTGGACACGCTCTACACGGACGCGATGAAGCCATTGGGGGCACCCAGGGAGGCCCGCTCTGGATGCTGCCCAAAGccgagaggaggaagctgaggagGAAGTTCAGAGGTACCCAGGGATTGTGCCTTGATCGGTGGTTATTGTGGAAGCAGCAGTTTGCTGCTATTCGGGATTGTGGGTCTGTCGACAcagagacgaggaggattgCAGAGAATGTCGTTGAGACGATGGATAGGGTTGATGGTCATAGCTGA